The stretch of DNA AGTGATTTTGGCCAGCAATCACCTCTCGTTTGTTGATTCAGTTTTTCTTCCGATCTCTATCGATCGGGAAATGGTCTTTTTAGCAAAGAGCGAATACTTCACCACAAAAGGCATTAAAGGTTGGGCCACGAAGTGGTTTATGAAGGGTACCGGTATGTTGCCCATTGACCGCTCTGGCGGAAAAGCTTCAGAGGCTAGTTTGAATACAGGCCTACGCGTGTTGGCTGAGGGTCGCGTTTTAGGAATTTACCCCGAGGGAACTCGTTCACCCGATGCCAAGCTTTATCGCGGTCGCACCGGTATTGCTCGAATGGTTTTAGAAGCTGGGGTCCCAGTTATTCCTGTTGCCATGATTGACACCGAAAAGATCATGCCGATTGGTTCTAAGTGGCCCAAGTTGCGTCGTCCCGGAATCATCATCGGTAAACCTTTGGACTTTTCCCGATTCCAAGGTATGGAGGGTGATCGTTTCATACTTCGTGCTGTGACAGATGAAATCATTTATGAGCTCGCTGGCTTGTCAGGCCAAGAGTATGACGATGTCTATGCCTCGTCTGTGCGTGAAAAACGCCCCGTCAGCGCAAGATAAGCTTAAGACTTGGCTAGATAAAGCCAATTGAGACAAGCATTCACAAGCAGTGATTCCCATCACGCATCCATTTTTAGGAGAGTTCCTTCGTGGCTAGCCAAACTGAGCCCAATATCGTCGCTGACAAGACCGTCATCGAGGGTTTGGACTATTGGCGCACACTTCCTATCAAGCAGCAACCTGAATGGCCAAATACTGAAGCAGTTAAAGCAACCAGTGCACAGTTAGCTGCTCTTCCGCCTCTAGTTTTTGCCGGTGAAGTGGACACTCTGCGTGAACGTCTCGCAAGGGCAGCTCAAGGTCAGGCATTCCTTCTACAGGGTGGAGATTGCGCAGAGACTTTTGCTGGTGCGACAGCGGACAAGATTCGTAACCGCATTAAGACTGTTCTTCAAATGGCTGTTGTACTTACCTACGCAGCAGAGATGCCGGTCATCAAAATGGGTCGTATGGCTGGGCAGTTTGCTAAGCCTCGCTCGAGCGACACGGAAACTCGTGGTGATGTAACCCTGCCTGCTTACCGTGGCGATATCGTCAACGGCTACGACTTCACTACAGAATCACGCACAGCAAATCCAGAGCGCCTGCTTCAGGCATACAACACATCAGTAGCAACCTTGAACCTCATCCGGGCTTTCACCACAGGTGGTTTTGCAGACCTTCGTGAAGTACACCGTTGGAACCAAGGTTTCGCCAAAAACCCTGCCAACGTCGAATACGAAGCTATGGCCAACGAAATTGATCGCGCAATCAAATTTATGGCTGCTTGTGGCGCTGATTTTGATGCTCTCAAGACCACAGAGTTCTTTGTTTCCCACGAAGCACTGCTGATGGACTATGAGCGTCCCATGACACGCATCGATTCACGGACTGGAACCCCGTACAACACCAGTGCACACTTCTTGTGGATCGGTGAGCGCACACGTGAACTTGATGGTGCACACGTTGACTTCCTATCTCGTGTCCGAAACCCCATTGGTGTGAAGCTCGGTCCCACCACAGATGTTGACAACATGAAAAAACTTATTGACAAACTGGACCCTGAACGAGAGCCAGGCCGTTTGACCTTCATCACCCGTATGGGCGCAGGCAAGATTCGTGAGGCGTTACCTCCGCTACTTGAAGCGATCAAAGAAATGGATGCAAATCCTCTCTGGATTACTGATCCCATGCATGGAAACGGAATCACTACCCCCAATGGTTACAAGACCCGTCGTTTTGACGATGTCATGGACGAAGTTCGTGGTTTCTTCGAAGCACACCGCCAGGTTGGGACATTCCCCGGTGGAGTGCACGTAGAACTCACAGGTGACGATGTCACTGAATGTTTGGGTGGTTCTGAACAGATTGATGAGAAGGACTTGGAAAGCCGTTACGAGTCTTTGTGTGACCCTCGACTCAACCACATGCAATCACTCGAGCTTGCATTCTTGGTTGCTGAAGAACTCAAGAAGGCATAAACCACTTCATAACGCATCAGGCCCCGTCACCAGAAGGTGACGGGGCCTGATTGTAGTTGAGTGTTACTTGACTACTTTGTTGAAGCCAGTAACTGGCTGTGCCTCATCGAAGCCTGCAACCTGCTTGCGGAATCCGCGAGTCAGGATGATCAACCAAACCAGACCAACACCGGCCCAGATGAGACCACCAGTGAGAGCCTCGGGGGAGAGGTTGACCCACAGGATGATGGTCATTGCAAGACCAACAAGTGGCAGGATAACAAACTTGAAAATGTCTGATCCTGTCTTACGGCGGCCCTGACGGATTGCAAACCACGCAAATACGGAGATGTTGACGAAGCTAAACGCAATCAACGCACCGAAGTTGATGAAGTGAACAATGTCAGCCAAGGTCAGTACAACACCGGTCAAGCAGACGACACCAGCAAGGATGACGTTGAAGGTTGGAGTCTGAGTCTTGGGGTTGACGTAGCCAAAGAGCTTGTTGGGGAGAACGTTGTTACGTCCCATAACCAGCAGCATACGAGCCACGGATGCCTGTGATGCAAGCAGAGAAGCAATAGTTGCGGCAAAGCCAGCTGCGGTCAGGATGATCTTCATGGTTTGACCACCGACGAGCTCACCAATGATGGGCAGTGTTGAATCGTCAACGTACTGACGGTCTCCACCTGGAGCGAATACATTCCAGTCAGGGAAGAGTGCCTGGGTGAAGTATGCAGTCACGATGAAGATACCGCCACCGATGAGTACGGTGAGCATGATCGCACGAGGAACAACCTTGGGGGTACGAGCTTCTTCTACGTACATGGTGACAGCATCGAAACCAATGAAGCTGAAGCAAACGATGGTTGCACCAAGAAGAACGAGCGAGAAGTCAACGCCTTCGTGAACGAATGGGGTTGGAGTGATGAGCGTTCCCTCACCGGCGCCACCGAGAAGCTGAACAATAACCATCACAACGAAGGCAAGCATTGCTGCGATTGCAATGATGAGCAGAATCGTGTTGACGTTCGAAGTACCACGCATGGTGACGTAGATAATTCCTGTAGCAAGAACAGTGAAGAGGATGACCCAGACAGCGCCATCAATTTCCGGAAAGAAGGATTCCATGTAACTGCGAACGATGATGATGTTGACCAAAGGCAACAGCATGTAGTCCAGCATGGATGTCCAACCCACCATGAAACCAACGTTGGGGTGGATCGAATTCTTCGCGTAGGTATATGCAGAACCAGCTGAAGGGAACTCTGCAGACATCTTGCCGTAGCTAATTGCCGTGAAGATCATCACGATCAAAGCAACCAGGTATGCCAGCGGCACAACGTTGTTTGTAGTTTCGGCAACCATACCGAAGGTGTCAAAGACAACAGTTGGGGTCATGTAACCCAGGCCAAGAGCCACAATGGCCCACATGCCGAGATTACGTTTCAGTGCGACCCTCGAGCCGCTACCGGGGACAAAGGATTCTGGCATAACATCTCTCTTCTTTGAGGCCATGAAAGAACATTGGATAGTAAACCTATGTTCGATTACTTACTCTAGTCCTCTTCAACACCTGAAAGACCCTCTGTAACCGGAAATTTACAACTGAATCCGTTGTTATTGGAGCAAATATAAAGGGGAATCGTCGAAGTTGCCATTCCAAAACTTCATGTGGCTTTGTTGGCACGATTAATGGTTTGGTATACGAAGGTGTGGTGCTTACGCAAAGAAAGTAGGGTGTGGAATCTCTCCCACACCCACAAAACTTTTTTGCTTAGAGTTTCTTACTGAATGCTGCAAGATGACTTTCGCTCGCGGAACGAAGTTTATCCAGTGTGGCGAGAATGGATGTGTCAGTAGTTGAATTCATTGCACGAGTAAGGTCTGCAATGTCAGTTTCTTCAATCAAGACGCCAACTTTGTAAGCCTCTGTTTGACTGGTCAATCCTTGAGCGATGAGCTGGTCGTACAGCGCCTGCAGATCAGGGTTCACAAATACACCGATTTCTGACGAGCGTGGATCTGCCAGTTCATATGCATTGAGCAAACTTAACACCTGATCTTGGTGGGTACTTTCGCTGGCCAAAATATTTGTGAAAGTGTTTCCGCCCCAAGTCTGACCAAGAACAGTGTAGACATCGTGGGCAAGCTTCTCTTCTTCGATGAGATACAGGAGCAAGTCTTCTGTACTGGTGGTTTCTGTAGAGGTCGACTCTTCTTCTAGTGCCTGCACTTCGTCAGCAGCTGTTACTTCTTGAGGGGGCTGGCTAACTGCAATAGGTGCAGGGGGTGTGCTGGTTAGTACAGCTGCTGAAACTCCTGCAATGCCGATAACACTAGCGAGGGCTGTAGCGGTGATTACTGTTGATTTCTTCATGGCGAACAACTTTCTATTGGGATAATTCAAAGATACCCCCGGGGGTATATGAGTGAACTATGTACAACCTATGAAATAGCTATGAATAAGTGTTTATGTTTTCTGTTTTCAGGGCACATAGTTGCAGGTATCACCTGGACACAATTCTGGTTGTTCATTACTGAGTCGTTGTTGGAGGAAGCAACCCACACAAATTCCAAATGCTGCCTCGAGAAAGAGCACGCTCAGGCATATTCCACACATTGTCAAGACCACTGGCACAGGTGCACCCAATCGTCCCATCAACAAACACGTCGTCAACGCCAGGCCAAAACCCAACCCCCATGCAAGTCTTTTCGGTCGAGCACTCACCCATTCAGGTCTTTGCCAGTAGACAGCAAGACGCCCCAGGGTCATCGTTGGTGAATACTTCGGAGAGAACACCAGCCTGATGATCATGTCAATAAGGAAAAAGAGAGCGAAGCCTTGAACAAGCCGAAAATCTTGCGTATTGAGAACAGTGACAAAGCCACTAAATCCGAAAAGAAATAAAATCCCTGCGCTTGCACGCACTTCTCGCTCATTGAAGACTTCCTGATTGTAGCCTTCAACAATTTCACCAAACCTTCCCCATTTACGGTCTGGGTTTGGCGGTAATTCGAATGGTGTGGTCATCTCAATCTTTCCATCAGGCATGATGTGGGGATGAGTAATAAAAGTAAAGGTGTCTATTTAGTTGTTGTGCAGTTTGTGCTGTTAGGTGCAATTGTCTTCCTCCCTCACGGTGACTTCTGGTCTGTATCCGAAATAGTGGGTACGTTTTCATTTGTTGTGTTGTTGCTGGGTTTCGTCATCACTCTGTTAGGAATTATCAGCTTGGGTAGCTCACTTACTGCAACTCCCGTACCAAAACACAATGCCGTTTTACGAACTTCGGGAATGTATGCCATTGTGCGTCATCCGATTTATTTAGGTTTGATACTCATTGGTTTGGGCCTTACCTTGCCTGCAGGATCGGTTCTCACTCTGGTGTCATACGGATTACTTATCTTTTTACTGTCCTATAAAGCAAGATTCGAAGAGCAACTGTTGATCGCACATTTTCCTCAATATCGGGCTTATGCATCACGTGTCGGCCGCATCATCCCATTGGTAGGAAGACTTCATTAACATTTCTTTAGTATACCCCCGGGGGTATTTATTTTTGCTGTAAGATAAGAACATGGCTTCTGTAGAACTCACCGCTGAAAACTTTGATTCCACCATCATGGGCAACGACATAGTCGTTGTTGATTTCTGGGCTGAGTGGTGTGGTCCCTGCAAG from Aurantimicrobium sp. MWH-Uga1 encodes:
- a CDS encoding class II 3-deoxy-7-phosphoheptulonate synthase, which produces MASQTEPNIVADKTVIEGLDYWRTLPIKQQPEWPNTEAVKATSAQLAALPPLVFAGEVDTLRERLARAAQGQAFLLQGGDCAETFAGATADKIRNRIKTVLQMAVVLTYAAEMPVIKMGRMAGQFAKPRSSDTETRGDVTLPAYRGDIVNGYDFTTESRTANPERLLQAYNTSVATLNLIRAFTTGGFADLREVHRWNQGFAKNPANVEYEAMANEIDRAIKFMAACGADFDALKTTEFFVSHEALLMDYERPMTRIDSRTGTPYNTSAHFLWIGERTRELDGAHVDFLSRVRNPIGVKLGPTTDVDNMKKLIDKLDPEREPGRLTFITRMGAGKIREALPPLLEAIKEMDANPLWITDPMHGNGITTPNGYKTRRFDDVMDEVRGFFEAHRQVGTFPGGVHVELTGDDVTECLGGSEQIDEKDLESRYESLCDPRLNHMQSLELAFLVAEELKKA
- a CDS encoding DUF2202 domain-containing protein; the encoded protein is MKKSTVITATALASVIGIAGVSAAVLTSTPPAPIAVSQPPQEVTAADEVQALEEESTSTETTSTEDLLLYLIEEEKLAHDVYTVLGQTWGGNTFTNILASESTHQDQVLSLLNAYELADPRSSEIGVFVNPDLQALYDQLIAQGLTSQTEAYKVGVLIEETDIADLTRAMNSTTDTSILATLDKLRSASESHLAAFSKKL
- a CDS encoding DUF4395 domain-containing protein, which gives rise to MTTPFELPPNPDRKWGRFGEIVEGYNQEVFNEREVRASAGILFLFGFSGFVTVLNTQDFRLVQGFALFFLIDMIIRLVFSPKYSPTMTLGRLAVYWQRPEWVSARPKRLAWGLGFGLALTTCLLMGRLGAPVPVVLTMCGICLSVLFLEAAFGICVGCFLQQRLSNEQPELCPGDTCNYVP
- a CDS encoding APC family permease yields the protein MWAIVALGLGYMTPTVVFDTFGMVAETTNNVVPLAYLVALIVMIFTAISYGKMSAEFPSAGSAYTYAKNSIHPNVGFMVGWTSMLDYMLLPLVNIIIVRSYMESFFPEIDGAVWVILFTVLATGIIYVTMRGTSNVNTILLIIAIAAMLAFVVMVIVQLLGGAGEGTLITPTPFVHEGVDFSLVLLGATIVCFSFIGFDAVTMYVEEARTPKVVPRAIMLTVLIGGGIFIVTAYFTQALFPDWNVFAPGGDRQYVDDSTLPIIGELVGGQTMKIILTAAGFAATIASLLASQASVARMLLVMGRNNVLPNKLFGYVNPKTQTPTFNVILAGVVCLTGVVLTLADIVHFINFGALIAFSFVNISVFAWFAIRQGRRKTGSDIFKFVILPLVGLAMTIILWVNLSPEALTGGLIWAGVGLVWLIILTRGFRKQVAGFDEAQPVTGFNKVVK
- a CDS encoding isoprenylcysteine carboxylmethyltransferase family protein, encoding MSNKSKGVYLVVVQFVLLGAIVFLPHGDFWSVSEIVGTFSFVVLLLGFVITLLGIISLGSSLTATPVPKHNAVLRTSGMYAIVRHPIYLGLILIGLGLTLPAGSVLTLVSYGLLIFLLSYKARFEEQLLIAHFPQYRAYASRVGRIIPLVGRLH
- a CDS encoding 1-acyl-sn-glycerol-3-phosphate acyltransferase, producing MFYWLMKNVIAGPLLKGIFRPWVTGADNIPAEGGVILASNHLSFVDSVFLPISIDREMVFLAKSEYFTTKGIKGWATKWFMKGTGMLPIDRSGGKASEASLNTGLRVLAEGRVLGIYPEGTRSPDAKLYRGRTGIARMVLEAGVPVIPVAMIDTEKIMPIGSKWPKLRRPGIIIGKPLDFSRFQGMEGDRFILRAVTDEIIYELAGLSGQEYDDVYASSVREKRPVSAR